The Benincasa hispida cultivar B227 chromosome 9, ASM972705v1, whole genome shotgun sequence genome has a segment encoding these proteins:
- the LOC120085125 gene encoding N-terminal acetyltransferase A complex catalytic subunit NAA10 translates to MVCIRKATINDLLAMQACNLFCLPENYQMKYYFYHILSWPQLLYVAEDYNGQIVGYVLAKMEEESNECHGHITSLAVLRTHRKLGLATKLMNAAQNAMEQVYGAEYVSLHVRKSNRAAFKLYTETLGYKIHDIEAKYYADGEDAYDMRKQLKGKQIHGAGHHHHHHHHHHHHHHHGHGHGHQHGGGCCSGGDSGSVAEAKAESKGNASKLDSSKVNEKAG, encoded by the coding sequence ATGGTTTGCATACGCAAAGCAACCATAAACGACCTTCTAGCCATGCAGGCCTGCAACCTCTTTTGCCTCCCGGAGAATTATCAGATGAAATACTACTTCTACCATATTCTTTCCTGGCCTCAACTACTTTACGTCGCTGAAGATTACAACGGCCAGATCGTCGGCTACGTTTTGgctaaaatggaagaagaaagcAACGAATGTCATGGCCATATTACCTCCCTTGCTGTGCTTCGTACTCATAGGAAGCTCGGTTTAGCTACTAAGCTCATGAACGCGGCTCAAAATGCCATGGAACAGGTTTATGGAGCGGAATATGTCTCCCTTCATGTGAGGAAAAGTAACAGGGCTGCTTTCAAGTTATATACCGAGACTTTAGGATATAAGATCCATGATATTGAGGCGAAGTATTACGCCGATGGTGAAGATGCTTATGATATGAGGAAGCAGCTTAAAGGGAAGCAAATTCATGGCGCTGGACATCACCATCACCACCATCATCACCATCACCACCATCACCACCACGGCCACGGCCACGGGCATCAGCATGGTGGTGGGTGTTGTTCTGGTGGTGATTCCGGGAGTGTTGCTGAGGCAAAAGCAGAGTCAAAGGGCAATGCTTCAAAATTGGATTCCTCAAAGGTTAATGAGAAAGCTGGATGA